One genomic region from Paramicrobacterium agarici encodes:
- a CDS encoding DUF4870 domain-containing protein: MTDPNAPQPADPNQQPNTHGQPSQTPPQQPEYGQQPQPPQYGQPQQPQYGQQQPPQYGQQPPQQGQQPYGQQPPQYGQQPPHQGQQPYGQPQYAQAPGAQPLTPQDDKMWAMWSHFGGVLAILPSLIIYLVFKDRGPFVRQEAKEALNWQITFLIVSIAWGIIIGILSGIVVTSMIAGGSFAAIGGISALFSLLSWLPYILNLIFSIIGGVKVKGGQPYRYPVNFRFIK; this comes from the coding sequence ATGACTGACCCGAATGCACCGCAACCTGCTGATCCGAATCAGCAGCCCAACACGCACGGCCAGCCATCACAGACACCACCCCAGCAGCCCGAGTACGGGCAGCAGCCACAACCGCCGCAGTATGGTCAGCCGCAACAGCCGCAGTACGGGCAGCAGCAGCCGCCCCAGTATGGGCAGCAGCCACCCCAGCAGGGTCAGCAGCCCTACGGGCAGCAGCCACCGCAGTACGGGCAGCAGCCGCCTCACCAGGGCCAGCAGCCCTACGGGCAGCCCCAATATGCTCAGGCACCGGGCGCGCAGCCACTGACGCCGCAGGACGACAAGATGTGGGCAATGTGGTCGCACTTCGGCGGCGTGCTTGCGATCCTGCCATCGCTCATCATCTACCTCGTGTTCAAGGATCGTGGACCGTTCGTTCGACAAGAGGCCAAGGAAGCGCTCAACTGGCAGATCACGTTCCTGATCGTGTCGATCGCCTGGGGAATTATCATCGGCATCCTCAGCGGCATCGTGGTGACGTCGATGATCGCCGGAGGCAGCTTCGCCGCGATCGGCGGAATCTCAGCTCTGTTCTCCCTGCTGAGCTGGCTCCCGTACATCCTCAACCTGATCTTCTCGATCATCGGCGGAGTCAAGGTCAAGGGCGGTCAGCCGTACCGTTACCCGGTCAACTTCCGCTTCATCAAGTAA
- the hrcA gene encoding heat-inducible transcriptional repressor HrcA has product MVSERSLDVLRAIVTDFVSSREPVGSKSIVDRHQFGVSAATIRNDMAQLEEEELIVAPHTSSGRIPTDKGYRLFVDQLTDKRPLSPAQRRAIEMFLEPSADLDDVLRRTVRLLSQLTNQVALVQYPSFARASVRHVELVSVSESTLLVVVIVDNGRVDQRLVESRRTLDDDEINRIKVEINDIVSAQTVNTAATRLMQQGEDDASADDGELADAVRSVVLEVLGHYREDRLVMAGAANLARTEADFSGSIFPVLEALEQQVVLLRLFGEMQADQLGVSASIGRENAPFGLDETSIVTSGYRSSAGEIARLGVLGPTRMDYAGNITAVRAVARYLTRLLEVE; this is encoded by the coding sequence GTGGTTTCCGAACGCAGTCTCGACGTGTTGCGGGCAATCGTCACGGACTTTGTCTCCTCGAGGGAACCCGTCGGCTCGAAGAGCATCGTGGATCGCCACCAGTTCGGCGTCTCCGCGGCTACCATTCGCAACGACATGGCGCAGCTTGAAGAAGAGGAGCTGATCGTTGCTCCTCACACATCATCAGGGCGCATCCCGACAGACAAGGGCTATCGCCTTTTCGTCGACCAGCTCACAGACAAGCGACCGTTGTCTCCGGCCCAACGGCGCGCGATCGAGATGTTTCTGGAGCCGTCGGCCGATCTCGATGATGTTCTGCGTCGAACGGTGCGGCTGCTCTCACAGCTGACCAATCAGGTAGCGCTCGTGCAGTACCCATCGTTCGCGCGAGCGTCGGTGCGCCATGTGGAGCTGGTCAGTGTGAGCGAGTCGACGCTGCTCGTGGTTGTCATCGTCGACAACGGGCGCGTCGATCAGCGGCTCGTGGAGTCGCGCCGCACGCTCGACGATGACGAGATAAACCGCATTAAGGTCGAGATCAACGACATCGTCTCGGCTCAGACCGTCAATACGGCCGCAACCCGCTTGATGCAGCAGGGTGAGGACGATGCCTCTGCTGACGACGGGGAACTCGCTGACGCGGTTCGGAGTGTCGTTCTCGAAGTTCTTGGTCACTATCGTGAGGATCGACTCGTGATGGCGGGGGCCGCGAACCTCGCGCGCACCGAGGCCGACTTCTCGGGAAGCATCTTTCCCGTGCTCGAAGCCCTCGAGCAGCAGGTCGTACTCTTACGGCTCTTCGGCGAGATGCAGGCTGATCAGCTCGGCGTATCGGCGAGCATCGGGCGGGAGAACGCGCCGTTCGGACTTGACGAGACCAGCATCGTCACGAGCGGTTATCGTTCCTCTGCTGGCGAAATCGCCCGTCTCGGAGTTCTTGGACCCACGAGAATGGACTACGCGGGAAACATCACGGCTGTGCGAGCCGTCGCCCGCTA